Below is a window of Perca fluviatilis chromosome 6, GENO_Pfluv_1.0, whole genome shotgun sequence DNA.
AAAACACACAATCTGGAGAGTACTTTAGACTTACTACAAAACTTAACTTAAACTACTTATAGCTTCAGCAGCAATACAGTCCAAAGTGAAAGTGTATACAATATCACAAGAGAAATTGAAGTGTGAAGCAACTACAGATGTTATCTTGATGCAACTGATAGCACGGATAAGACAGCTGAACATCTAAAAacatttgcatattttttttaactttttgttttatattactTGCATGGCATTATCAAAATGTATAATTGATTATCAAACACTGTATTGAATGATCCGGTAGGAGGTAGTATACCATATTGATGTAATAGCTAAAAGAAgctagaaagaagaaagaaaaataagagGAAAGGGTTATTGGCCAGTATTTGTTTTTGCAGCTGCCCATCAGTGACAAGTGGGTAAGAAGTCTGTTTTTACTGTGACGAGAGTCTGACTCAAATATCAAAACTTACTGGACTCTTACACGTAAACTTTCTCTACTTAAAACAGGCCACTCAGTAATTTCTGAAACCTCCTATTGATATTTTGCTCTACAGTTATGACTCACATTTCCACCAAATATGCAGTTCATAGCCAGACATGTTATAACTGCTAATGTAATTTAACATAGTGAACTGATCTGATGTCCTATTGCCTTGTGATCAGGTTTTTAGAAGACAcattattgtttttgtcatttcaaaggCATCCGAGGAACTAAGTGTGTAATTGCGCTGCAGCTTCATCAAGAAACACTGAATGGTTTTGTAGCAGGTTACCTACAGTAAATCCCTGTGTGTTACCGTATCCTTTATCCACGAATTACACAGCTGTGTATGAGTATGATCTTGGTTTTGTTCTAGGTACAAATCTAGGTTAGAATATAGATTTGTGGGCACCTGGGTGGCTCACCTTGTGGAGcacgcgcccatatatagaggtgtactCTTCGACCCAGTGGCCACGGGTTCGACTctaacctgcggccctttgctgcatgtcattcccccctctctctaccccttcatgtcttcagctgtcctatacaaataaaggcctaaaatgccccaaaaattatctttaaaaaaaagaaataatatagATTTGCACTGATCTTGTTGATTTTGACAATTTTTATCTCCATCTGTTGAACAGGTGACTTTACAACAAATGGTTATTATTGAAGTAAGTTTGTACTGGTGTTCTATTCTATTGTTTACTGACTAACATGTTTACAGTACATATAAGCAATGTTTTATTAAATAGCACAAATCTCCCATGTTTCTTCTCAGTAATTGTCATTTTATAAACTCCAGGTTTAGAACGTCGTCTTTGACTGATCATtcaaattatatattttgtacaATCCCGGAGCTGATCAATATTTTGAAAGTTGTGTCTAATATTTAAGTATGAAAAGTAAATATTAAGTATAAGCACATAGTGAGTGATTAAAATGTCTACACCATACAGTAAACATTCACTCAAGGCAGCTACCATATTTTCAATGTAATCCAAACTCCACACACCTGCCTTGATGTTTTGAAAACTGTGGATGCACTTTATTTCATCAAAGTGGAAGATATGACTGGATCGCACGGTTCAAATGATTAGTATCTCGTTTATCAGTTAAAGTATCCCTACTCTGATGAATTTAGCACAATTTCCATCCAACACTCCCAGTTCCTACCACagggaatacattttttttaacacttcatctgagtgttagataagactcatatacatcacaatACTGCATTAAGTGGAACTTGCATCTTTATAAATACTATGagtagttgtacatttttattcctaacttgtatatacatttgtacattctttcctttgtatttttttaaatcttaattttttgaatatttgttcttgtattctatcctattatttccatgtacagtatattctgtatgtgtgcctgATATTTTGCTACTGTAGCACTGAAATTTCCCAAgtggggatcaataaaagtcTATCATCAGTTCCACCAAGTCACATTCGTTGCTCATGTTCAGTTCAGTCAGCTCCACTTGTGGTTTTAAGTTGCAGAACTGGTTCCTAAAGTCCACAATTGTGAATTGGTGAATCACACAGCATGTCTTTCCTCAGTCCATACTTAAGGTACATTAGAAATACACCATGAAACAAAAAGAACAAGGGATTGCGTCTGATTTGAAGTTTGACCTAATTGTGACTCAGTCACAGATCTTAGCATTTATTAATTTTCACATTCCACTTAAAAAGTCACAGGTTATTATAGAGTCAAAAGTCATACAGTAGTTACAACAGCCTGAGTAAAGTGTGAATTTCAAAGAAGACAACAGAGgacaaatagaaaataaaatccatTTCTGATCTCCACAGTAAATGCTGTCCAAATACTCGGAGCAGAGGAGATTGGCCGTTTGTCCTGAACACCCTGGCAGCTTTAGGAATTTCCcctaaaaatctttaaaaagcgAGGACAGAAAATGGATGTAAATGGAACCAACTGATGCCATTAtgtactgtaaaataaaatatataaaagaaatacaatgccAGAAGAGAGGACATGCTTAAAATACAACTGTCAATTTGGTGCAGgtacaaaacatgcacacaaacatgtatTAAATACACCACAATCTATCGCTCAGACACGCAGCTTATTGATGCTGCCTCAGTAGTGCAGagttcacagaaaaaaaagcagcatgaTCTGACCTGCCAAACATGGAGCTTTGAGTCAACGGGAGCACAAGCAGCCAGTAGAGCTAAGGGAAACAGGTGACACATCCACTCAGTTTTTTGTGGTTTGATCTTTGGATCCATTAGGAGGATCTTCTTCAGTGGAATATTGTTACTCGGGTGCTTTTCTCCGACTGGGAGCAAAGTCTTTAGTGCACACCATTGAGATCCAAAATGACCTGCTGAACAGGCGGAAGATATTCTCAACCTGGAAGCCATTCTTCACACAGACGTCCTCTGTTTTACTCTCATCCTCACCTTGCTGTGCTTTCTGAAAGGGAAACGCAAATGAGTTTGTTCGCATGGCAACTACAACAAAAACAGTAACACGATTAAAAATGAAGTGGAAAAGTGCAGTGAGGTGGTTTGTCTTTCTTTGATGAGCTGGGATACAAAGTTCAGACGTGTGACGCTAAAAGGCAGGTGAATAAATGGCTGTTTGCAAGATCGCTGTGTCAACAAAAATCAAATAGAAGCTCCAGCAAAGTCAAGTTGGGGCTTGCGTTGGTCCTTTACCGTTGTGGTGGTGGCGACACCATGCACTTCCAGAGGACAGCATAGAGAGCAAGTAAAAAGGCAATGAACACTGTGGCTGCAATTGCACCTAAAAGCACAAAGATATACACACACGTATGTTAAAGCACAACTACACATGTGCCAATACATGAGGACACACGCATGCACCAAGTTCAGTGTACAATAATTACCTGTTGcatctagagctgcaaagattaatcgattagttgtaaACTActaaattaatcggcaactgTTTAGATAAacgattattatttttattaagaaaaacaaaattctctgattccagcttgagCTTCCAATACGTGaattattttctagtttcttcactcctctgttaCACTaaagtgaatatctttgagttgtggacaaaacaatacatttgaGGAAGTCATTttaggctttgggaaacactgatcaacattttaTGGAAAAACaactaatcaagaaaaacagatgaatgaatctctctctctctcgctctctctctgtaatATAACTGAGACCCGAGGAATTTCACTGCCCTTTCCAAGTTTCTAGTCTGGTGAACTGACACTGTTATGTGAGTATTATATTTCTCAATGTGTATGACAAAAACCaccatattattatataatttttttttttttttttttttttttttttttttaaaacaacccCCAGGAAAGTTATATTCCAAAAAGAATTACCATatagaatgtttttattttttgctggcTGCTGGTACAACTTGATTTCCTTGTATTTGTGGGTCTTGGCCCTCGGAGTAAAAATATTTGTTAGCTGTTGACTTAGGGTGGTACATCTTATACACAGACAGATCTGAAACAGATCTTGCAGGGTCTGCAAAGATTTTAGTCAAAGTGGGGCTCACCAGGGATGATTCCACTGCTGCTGGTTAAAGAGTCCTCTGTGAGAGCAGGATGAGTGGCAGCTGCTGTTGAACCTTCATTGGTAAAATATAGAAATACTTGACAATGCTAATATAAATAAGTAAGTGTTACATTTGCCTACATGACTGAGTCATTAATGAGACTATATGGTATTTAAACCAAACTATCCCCTTTGTCCTCCCCTCTCTGGTAAActaatttgaaatgttttattttatgcattCTCTGTAAAACATTCACGTAACACCCATTTCCTCAGTTGCAGTTAGTGGTTTTGTCTGCAGCAACTACAGTGTTTCATATCTTCGCTATTTATCATGTGTTGCTCTGAATTAAAAATAGTATTGGCTGCCAATCATCTAAAGTGGACATACTACTGAAGTGGATTTCCCCATTTATCTGACACTTTAATTCTGATTTAGGTACTGTGGGAGTAGACATACAAGTAGTTAAGCTTTTcactagaataaaaaaaataaactaaactataaACCCAGATAAACGACCAAATAATAAGATAGAAGGGATACAACtccaaaaaagagagagaaaaatctcACCATTTCTCTGTTGAACAGTGTGTAAAAGCTGTCGTGTCAGATCTGGGTCACCCATCTGAAAATGCAACAAAACATCGattgcacacacaaaaatgtggAGCATAGGGCACCACTGACACGACAGGACACACAGCCACTCCAGCTCGGATACTTGTCTTGtgcaggttaaaaaaataaaataaaaataaaaatcagccaCTTAATACAAAGTGAAGTGCAGGCTGGATCTGAGCAGCAGTCATGCTGCTTACGAGAGCAACTGTGGCAACGCCACAGCAAAGATAAGAAAACGTGCAAGATAAGCAACTATAAGAAACCCACATATTTCCTTAACATTTGCGTCGAGACACTTGGTTCCTGAAACTGGGTGTAAAACGGCTTCCAGTCGAGCATTGCTAAAACACTACTCACTGAAGGCTTGTAAACAATTAGGCTAAATCAGTTATGACAGGTTTTAACCGTCGTTAAGTAGAACTATATCCCAAGAGAGAGGCTCACTTTTGGATAAACAGACTTGTTTTTTTGAACATTGCTCTCTTCAGAAAGAGACAACAAAGCGTCAGTTTCCCCGTTTAGCTTCTTACCTCCGAGCTGTTCCCGTTGCCGATGACAGTCTTGCTCTTGTTTTTCACCTCAGTCCACATTTTTGAGGCTGTGCGGCCAGACTTCTTCAGTTCGTTTGGTTTTCTTCTCACCTGAGACGTGCGCTGAGGGGGCGCGCctctcgtgctgcattcaagtgCCTCTTTTGAACTCGTACTTCATAATTAGCGTAGACAAGAACTAATTGTATAACCTAAGTACACTTTTGGGTCTTTTATGGATTCCATTCCTATCAAGAAATTATATTTCCCACTACACTTAAAGGGTGCATCCGCGGCACACAGCCCCAGTTTGCTGATTTAAGATATGGATATTAAAGATAGGACTGTTGGTTTTCAGACACTGCACATGACAAGTTGCTTCACATTGTTTTACAGGATTTCCTGAGACATCTCAAAGCCACCTCGACATACTTCCAGGATGTCTTAAAATACCACTAGAACACCAGAATCAATGGTTTGTGTTTATCGAAGTAAGATTTCATGTTCCGTTAACAATCAGCGTTCCGAAAACAAAATATTAATACAGACAGCAGAGAAGAGTTTATCATCTGAAGTCTTTGTTCTAAGTTTGAAGAATGAAGAATGTTTAATGCAGCCTGTTTCACACACCCATTTTCAAATTTAGCACATGA
It encodes the following:
- the sb:cb288 gene encoding uncharacterized protein sb:cb288 isoform X3; translated protein: MWTEVKNKSKTVIGNGNSSEMGDPDLTRQLLHTVQQRNGAIAATVFIAFLLALYAVLWKCMVSPPPQRKHSKVRMRVKQRTSV
- the sb:cb288 gene encoding uncharacterized protein sb:cb288 isoform X1 — translated: MWTEVKNKSKTVIGNGNSSEMGDPDLTRQLLHTVQQRNGSTAAATHPALTEDSLTSSSGIIPGAIAATVFIAFLLALYAVLWKCMVSPPPQRKHSKVRMRVKQRTSV
- the sb:cb288 gene encoding uncharacterized protein sb:cb288 isoform X2; protein product: MLHIFVCAIDVLLHFQMGDPDLTRQLLHTVQQRNGSTAAATHPALTEDSLTSSSGIIPGAIAATVFIAFLLALYAVLWKCMVSPPPQRKHSKVRMRVKQRTSV